The following proteins are co-located in the Anas platyrhynchos isolate ZD024472 breed Pekin duck chromosome 1, IASCAAS_PekinDuck_T2T, whole genome shotgun sequence genome:
- the LOC140001519 gene encoding uncharacterized protein — protein MCFPSSTGAGGGGGGGGDTSGATSGSAHGAMSTTWAFLLLSALSGWGCTAGPRSVQAQQPGAPLSSHEYRRFFRALRVAHHAATACHLRALYGCQNPLVRRLDEYENHGVIPKGPVCSELPGTPFFPNFCAFASYRCTMKWYFIKRTACPGEGKAELGSTGTFNVTMSSDAVLSSIFRSQPLFPTSPTSPQPAGSKLDTEVAVVSSSLPEGSPELTSIQQSPSDLHASEVTVSGQQQGQLPISDIQDLLLRLQDTHVQSLMQKLQQMMAMGKAVGEEELQAVALKLLMALNNANVS, from the exons ATGTGCTTCCCCAGCTCcactggggcaggaggaggaggaggaggaggaggtgacacCTCGGGGGCCACCTCAGGCAGCGCGCACGGTGCCATGTCAACCACGTGGGCTTTCCTCCTCCTGTCTG CGCTCTCAGGCTGGGGCTGCACTGCTGGCCCCCGGAGCGTGCAggcacagcagccaggagcGCCACTCTCCAGCCATGAGTACCGCCGCTTCTTCAGGGCCCTGCGGGTCGCCCACCACGCCGCCACCGCCTGCCACCTGCGCGCGCTGTACGGCTGCCAGAACCCCCTGGTCCGGAGGCTGGATGAGTATGAAAACCACGGAGTGATCCCCAAAG GGCCCGTATGTTCTGAGCTGCCAGGAACTCCTTTCTTCCCCAACTTCTGCGCCTTTGCTTCTTATCGCTGTACTATGAAATGGTACTTCATTAAG AGGACTGCATGCCCAGGAGAAGGCAAGGCTGAGCTGGGCAGCACAGGAACCTTCAACGTGACCATGAGCAGTGATGCAGTGTTGTCTAGTATCTTCCGCTCCCAGCCCCTTTTTCCCACCTCTCCTACAAGCCCCCAGCCAGCCGGCTCCAAACTCGACACAGAAGTAGCTGTGGTCTCCAGCTCCTTACCCGAGGGCTCACCAGAGCTGACGAGCATCCAACAGAGCCCTTCTGACCTGCATGCCTCAGAGGTGACAGTcagtggccagcagcaggggcagctgcCCATCAGTGACATCCAGGATCTCCTCCTGAGGCTGCAGGATACCCACGTGCAGAGTTTGATGCAGAAACTGCAGCAGATGATGGCcatggggaaggcagtggggGAGGAGGAGTTGCAGGCTGTCGCCCTGAAGCTGCTGATGGCCCTGAACAACGCAAACGTGTCCTAG
- the LOC101793727 gene encoding uncharacterized protein → MGDAQKGQLHQGSPARAELHSFPSRRLTGDTLQDADERQGCKQELETENKVEPSFGKRQGTVTPCVMAVWESEDGGGSPISKVILAGDKPDPAVCGNVWIQQGGEKTYECPECGKSFSRSSYLSQHQRIHLTEKPFSCSECGKSFTRNSDLVKHQRIHTGEKPYQCNECEKTFSQRSNVIRHQRTHTGERHYQCNECGKSFSQNSHLIVHQRSHKGEKPFHCPRCEKSFSDRSSLIIHRRVHTGEKPHKCQECGKRFRDSSAIIRHQRIHTGEKPYECTECGKTFRQSSSLVTHMRTHTGEKPYKCPVCGKSFSQSSALTTHRRIHGGKAVPVYRGGLLPSPYQCAECGRRCSDHPTLIKHQTTHAEERPYICVECGDSFRRSSALNVHLRIHRGERPYKCEECGKTFRHSSALGAHLRIHAGAKPYECGECGKRFRKSSTLKVHLKIHVAKKPYKCTLGRRTLSARSLLP, encoded by the coding sequence ATGGGTGACGCACAGAAGGGCCAGCTTCATCAGGGAAGTCCTGCGAGAGCTGAACTGCACTCGTTCCCCTCCAGAAGGCTCACAGGAGATACCCTGCAGGACGCTGATGAAAGACAAGGCTGCAAGCAGGAGCTGGAGACAGAAAACAAGGTGGAGCCCTCTTTTGGAAAGAGGCAGGGAACGGTAACTCCCTGTGTGATGGCAGTGTGGGAGAGCGAGGACGGTGGCGGCAGCCCCATCAGCAAGGTTATCCTTGCTGGGGACAAGCCAGACCCTGCCGTGTGTGGGAACGTTTGGATTCAGCAGGGGGGGGAGAAAACCTACGAGTGTCCCGAGTGTGGGAAGAGCTTCAGCCGGAGCTCGTACCTCAGCCAGCACCAGAGGATCCACCTGACAGAGAAACCCTTCAGCTGCTCCGAATGTGGGAAGAGCTTCACCCGCAACTCGGACCTGGTCAAACACCAGCGGATCCACACCGGCGAGAAGCCCTACCAGTGCAACGAGTGTGAGAAGACCTTCAGCCAGAGGTCCAACGTGATCAGGCACCAGCGCACCCACACGGGAGAGAGGCACTACCAGTGCAACGAATGCGGGAAGAGCTTCAGCCAGAACTCCCATCTCATCGTCCACCAGAGGAGCCACAAGGGCGAGAAACCGTTTCATTGCCCCCGCTGTGAGAAAAGCTTCAGCGACCGCTCCTCCCTGATCATACACCGGAGGGTCCACACTGGAGAGAAGCCCCACAAGTGCCAGGAGTGCGGGAAGCGTTTCCGGGACAGCTCGGCCATCATTCGGCATCAGAGGATCCACACTGGAGAGAAACCCTACGAGTGCACCGAGTGCGGCAAAACCTTCCGCCAGAGCTCCTCGCTGGTGACCCACATGCGAACGCACACAGGCGAGAAACCCTACAAATGCCCCGTGTGCGGGAAGAGCTTCAGCCAGAGCTCAGCGCTCACCACGCATCGCCGCATCCACGGGGGAAAGGCTGTGCCCGTGTACCGCGGAGGCCTCTTGCCCAGCCCCTACCAGTGCGCCGAGTGCGGCAGGAGGTGCAGCGACCACCCCACTCTCATCAAGCACCAGACCACGCACGCGGAGGAGCGGCCCTACATCTGCGTGGAGTGCGGGGACAGCTTCCGACGGAGCTCGGCGCTCAACGTCCACCTGAGGATCCACCGCGGGGAGAGACCCTACAAGTGTGAGGAATGCGGGAAAACCTTCCGGCATAGCTCGGCCCTCGGTGCGCACCTGAGGATCCACGCAGGAGCCAAGCCCTACGAGTGTGGTGAGTGTGGGAAACGCTTCCGGAAAAGCTCGACGCTGAAAGTGCATCTGAAAATCCACGTGGCCAAGAAGCCTTATAAATGCACGCTGGGTCGGAGAACTCTCTCTGCCCGCTCTCTTCTCCCATAG